Proteins encoded in a region of the Triplophysa dalaica isolate WHDGS20190420 chromosome 10, ASM1584641v1, whole genome shotgun sequence genome:
- the eps15l1a gene encoding epidermal growth factor receptor substrate 15-like 1 isoform X1, with protein MAALATLTQLSNGNPVYENYYRQVDPGNTGRVGPTEAALFLKKSGLPDITLGKIWDLADPDGKGFLDKQGFYVALRLVACAQGGHDISLNCLNLSVPPPKFKDHSSPSLSSVTSSNESHWAVRPEEKSKFDGIFESLAPVNGLLSGEKVKPVLINSKLPVDVLGKVWDLSDIDKDGHLDKDEFAVAMHLVYRALEKEPVPSVLPSSLIPPSKRKKSSGSLSGMVPVLPGSPPPPKDSLRSTPSHGSMNSLNSAGSLSPKHTIKSSQYSVNWVVPVGDRSRYDDIFLKTDTDLDGFVSGIEVKEIFMHSGLPQNLLAYIWALADTRQMGKLTREQFSLAMHLIQLKVSKGLDPPQALTPDMIPPSERGTPGPSLSGYMTPVGSEMAALSEMRRDSSSSVGSGEFTGIKELDDISQEIAQLQREKYTLEQDIRETEEAIRHKTTEVQDMQNDLDRETSTLQELEAQKQDAQDRLEEMDQQKAKLEDMLNDVRQKCQEESQMITSLQSQIHSQESDLQCQEEELGRAKADLNHLQQEEAQLEQSLQAGRIQLETIIKSLKATQDEINQARSKLSQIQDSQHEISKNIEQYSSTLNGTHGGSMTNLADMSEGFSEKENGGFGAMEDPFKVKTAVFNSAPQEMHTDPFQSEDPFKTDPFKGDPFQNDPFLKQPTTLADPFGGDPFKEADPFRTSSEDFFKKPSKPDPFSQSDPFSKSATLPSKSHHFPSNDPFISTSPKPKGQDLFGTLDPFGSSSFDGNSGFADFSQMSKGFVDDPFSRKQDMPALPPKKSIPPRPKPPSGKSTPVNMPGSTDSAKTTDPFQPFSADPVDPFQSKKGPGDPFSGKDPFGPPASSKASKDSTLGFADFSSFGNEAQQMEWAKRESERAERERLKRLRQQEQDDLELAIALSKAEMSNP; from the exons CTGTCAAACGGGAACCCTGTATATGAAAACTATTACAGACAG GTGGACCCAGGAAACACTGGAAGGGTTGGACCGACAGAGGCTGCGCTGTTCTTGAAGAAATCGGGTCTGCCAGACATCACTTTAGGGAAG atCTGGGATTTAGCCGATCCAGATGGCAAAGGTTTCTTGGATAAACAG GGATTCTATGTTGCACTGCGACTTGTGGCTTGCGCACAGGGTGGCCATGACATCAGTCTTAACTGTTTAAACCTCTCCGTTCCCCCTCCTAAATTT AAGGATCACAGCAGCCCATCACTAAGTTCTGTAACATCGTCCAATGAAAGTCATTGGGCTGTGCGG CCTGAGGAAAAGAGCAAGTTTGATGGTATTTTTGAAAGTCTTGCTCCCGTAAATGGACTACTGTCGGGTGAGAAGGTCAAACCAGTCTTAATAAACTCCAAACTACCTGTGGATGTCCTTGGAAAG GTGTGGGATTTGAGTGACATAGACAAAGATGGACACTTGGACAAAGATGAGTTTGCAGTG GCTATGCATCTGGTGTACCGCGCCTTGGAGAAGGAGCCTGTACCATCTGTTCTGCCCTCCTCCCTTATCCCTCCATCCAAACGAAAGAAATCATCAGGTTCTCTGTCCGGCATGGTGCCGGTGTTGCCAGGCAGCCCCCCACCTCCAAAAGACAGTCTGCGGTCCACCCCTTCTCACGGCAGTATGAACTCCCTAAACAGCGCTGGGAGTTTGTCTCCAAAACACACCATCAAATCATCACAG TATTCTGTAAACTGGGTGGTGCCAGTTGGAGACAGGAGCCGCTACGATGACATCTTCCTAAAAACAGACACGGACCTCGATGGTTTTGTCAGCGGCATAGAAGTCAAAGAAATCTTCATGCACTCCGGGCTTCCTCAAAACCTCCTGGCATATATCTG GGCTTTGGCGGACACCAGACAAATGGGCAAACTCACACGTGAGCAGTTCTCTCTAGCCATGCATCTGATTCAACTGAAAGTGAGCAAAGGCTTGGACCCACCACAGGCTCTGACTCCGGACATGATACCGCCATCTGAACGCGGCACGCCGGGGCCT aGTCTATCGGGATATATGACACCAGTGGGCTCCGAGATGGCTGCATTGTCCGAGATGCGTCGG GACAGCTCCAGCTCTGTGGGTTCTGGCGAGTTCACTGGGATCAAAGAACTGGACGATATAAGTCAGGAGATCGCACAGCTGCAGAG AGAGAAATACACTTTGGAACAGGACATCAGAGAAACGGAGGAGGCCattagacacaaaaccacagaagttCAG gaCATGCAGAACGATCTGGACCGAGAGACATCCACCCTTCAAGAACTTGAGGCCCAGAAACAGGACGCCCAGGACCGGCTGGAGGAGATGGATCAACAGAAGGCAAAGCTGGAGGACATGCTCAACGATGTACGACAGAAGTGCCAGGAAGAGTCGCAAATG ATCACGTCCCTACAGAGTCAGATCCACTCGCAGGAGTCAGACCTGCAGTGTCAAGAGGAGGAACTGGGCCGGGCCAAGGCCGATCTGAACCATCTGCAGCAAGAGGAGGCTCAGCTGGAGCAGAGTTTACAAGCTGGCAGGATTCAGCTAGAAACTATTATCAAGTCCCTCAAAGCCACGCAAGATGAAATCAACCAG GCTCGGAGCAAACTGTCTCAGATTCAGGACAGCCAGCACGAGATCAGCAAGAATATTGAGCAGTACAGCAGCACTCTGAACGGCACCCACGGGGGCAGCATGACCAACCTGGCCGACATGAGCGAGGGGTTCTCGGAGAAGGAGAACGGAGGATTCGGGGCTATG GAGGACCCTTTCAAGGTGAAAACAGCTGTGTTCAACAGCGCTCCTCAGGAGATGCACACAGACCCATTCCAGTCTGAGGACCCTTTTAAAACAGACCCATTCAAGG GTGATCCTTTCCAGAATGACCCTTTCTTAAAGCAGCCCACCACCTTGGCAG ATCCTTTCGGAGGAGATCCTTTCAAAGAGGCCGACCCCTTTAGGACCTCCTCTGAAGATTTCTTTAAGAAGCCTTCCAAGCCGGACCCGTTCAGCCAATCCGATCCGTTTAGCAAAAGCGCCACCCTTCCCTCAAAG AGTCATCACTTCCCAAGCAACGACCCGTTCATCTCCACCAGCCCAAAACCGAAAGGCCAAG ATTTATTTGGTACATTAGACCCGTTCGGAAGCAGTTCGTTCGACGGTAACAGTGGATTTGCTGACTTCAGCCAAATGTCGAAG GGCTTTGTAGATGACCCCTTCAGCCGAAAACAAGACATGCCCGCCCTCCCACCCAAGAAAAGCATACCGCCACGACCCAAACCACCCAGCG GTAAGAGCACTCCAGTAAACATGCCCGGCTCCACGGATTCTGCCAAGACGACGGATCCCTTCCAGCCTTTCAGCGCCGACCCAGTCGATCCGTTTCAGAGTAAAAAAGGGCCGGGAGACCCGTTTAGTGGGAAAGACCCATTCGGTCCACCTGCTTCAAGTAAAGCCTCTAAAGACTCTACATTGGGTTTTGCAGACTTCAGCTCT TTTGGGAATGAAGCACAGCAGATGGAGTGGGCGAAGCGGGAAAGCGAGCGGGCGGAGCGAGAGCGGCTGAAGAGACTTCGGCAACAGGAGCAGGACGATCTGGAGCTGGCAATCGCTCTCAGCAAAGCGGAGATGTCCAACCCTTGA
- the eps15l1a gene encoding epidermal growth factor receptor substrate 15-like 1 isoform X3 has translation MAALATLTQLSNGNPVYENYYRQVDPGNTGRVGPTEAALFLKKSGLPDITLGKIWDLADPDGKGFLDKQGFYVALRLVACAQGGHDISLNCLNLSVPPPKFKDHSSPSLSSVTSSNESHWAVRPEEKSKFDGIFESLAPVNGLLSGEKVKPVLINSKLPVDVLGKVWDLSDIDKDGHLDKDEFAVAMHLVYRALEKEPVPSVLPSSLIPPSKRKKSSGSLSGMVPVLPGSPPPPKDSLRSTPSHGSMNSLNSAGSLSPKHTIKSSQYSVNWVVPVGDRSRYDDIFLKTDTDLDGFVSGIEVKEIFMHSGLPQNLLAYIWALADTRQMGKLTREQFSLAMHLIQLKVSKGLDPPQALTPDMIPPSERGTPGPSLSGYMTPVGSEMAALSEMRRDSSSSVGSGEFTGIKELDDISQEIAQLQREKYTLEQDIRETEEAIRHKTTEVQDMQNDLDRETSTLQELEAQKQDAQDRLEEMDQQKAKLEDMLNDVRQKCQEESQMITSLQSQIHSQESDLQCQEEELGRAKADLNHLQQEEAQLEQSLQAGRIQLETIIKSLKATQDEINQARSKLSQIQDSQHEISKNIEQYSSTLNGTHGGSMTNLADMSEGFSEKENGGFGAMEDPFKVKTAVFNSAPQEMHTDPFQSEDPFKTDPFKGDPFQNDPFLKQPTTLADPFGGDPFKEADPFRTSSEDFFKKPSKPDPFSQSDPFSKSATLPSKSHHFPSNDPFISTSPKPKGQDLFGTLDPFGSSSFDGNSGFADFSQMSKGFVDDPFSRKQDMPALPPKKSIPPRPKPPSGKSTPVNMPGSTDSAKTTDPFQPFSADPVDPFQSKKGPGDPFSGKDPFGPPASSKASKDSTLGFADFSSGLSESSLGMKHSRWSGRSGKASGRSESG, from the exons CTGTCAAACGGGAACCCTGTATATGAAAACTATTACAGACAG GTGGACCCAGGAAACACTGGAAGGGTTGGACCGACAGAGGCTGCGCTGTTCTTGAAGAAATCGGGTCTGCCAGACATCACTTTAGGGAAG atCTGGGATTTAGCCGATCCAGATGGCAAAGGTTTCTTGGATAAACAG GGATTCTATGTTGCACTGCGACTTGTGGCTTGCGCACAGGGTGGCCATGACATCAGTCTTAACTGTTTAAACCTCTCCGTTCCCCCTCCTAAATTT AAGGATCACAGCAGCCCATCACTAAGTTCTGTAACATCGTCCAATGAAAGTCATTGGGCTGTGCGG CCTGAGGAAAAGAGCAAGTTTGATGGTATTTTTGAAAGTCTTGCTCCCGTAAATGGACTACTGTCGGGTGAGAAGGTCAAACCAGTCTTAATAAACTCCAAACTACCTGTGGATGTCCTTGGAAAG GTGTGGGATTTGAGTGACATAGACAAAGATGGACACTTGGACAAAGATGAGTTTGCAGTG GCTATGCATCTGGTGTACCGCGCCTTGGAGAAGGAGCCTGTACCATCTGTTCTGCCCTCCTCCCTTATCCCTCCATCCAAACGAAAGAAATCATCAGGTTCTCTGTCCGGCATGGTGCCGGTGTTGCCAGGCAGCCCCCCACCTCCAAAAGACAGTCTGCGGTCCACCCCTTCTCACGGCAGTATGAACTCCCTAAACAGCGCTGGGAGTTTGTCTCCAAAACACACCATCAAATCATCACAG TATTCTGTAAACTGGGTGGTGCCAGTTGGAGACAGGAGCCGCTACGATGACATCTTCCTAAAAACAGACACGGACCTCGATGGTTTTGTCAGCGGCATAGAAGTCAAAGAAATCTTCATGCACTCCGGGCTTCCTCAAAACCTCCTGGCATATATCTG GGCTTTGGCGGACACCAGACAAATGGGCAAACTCACACGTGAGCAGTTCTCTCTAGCCATGCATCTGATTCAACTGAAAGTGAGCAAAGGCTTGGACCCACCACAGGCTCTGACTCCGGACATGATACCGCCATCTGAACGCGGCACGCCGGGGCCT aGTCTATCGGGATATATGACACCAGTGGGCTCCGAGATGGCTGCATTGTCCGAGATGCGTCGG GACAGCTCCAGCTCTGTGGGTTCTGGCGAGTTCACTGGGATCAAAGAACTGGACGATATAAGTCAGGAGATCGCACAGCTGCAGAG AGAGAAATACACTTTGGAACAGGACATCAGAGAAACGGAGGAGGCCattagacacaaaaccacagaagttCAG gaCATGCAGAACGATCTGGACCGAGAGACATCCACCCTTCAAGAACTTGAGGCCCAGAAACAGGACGCCCAGGACCGGCTGGAGGAGATGGATCAACAGAAGGCAAAGCTGGAGGACATGCTCAACGATGTACGACAGAAGTGCCAGGAAGAGTCGCAAATG ATCACGTCCCTACAGAGTCAGATCCACTCGCAGGAGTCAGACCTGCAGTGTCAAGAGGAGGAACTGGGCCGGGCCAAGGCCGATCTGAACCATCTGCAGCAAGAGGAGGCTCAGCTGGAGCAGAGTTTACAAGCTGGCAGGATTCAGCTAGAAACTATTATCAAGTCCCTCAAAGCCACGCAAGATGAAATCAACCAG GCTCGGAGCAAACTGTCTCAGATTCAGGACAGCCAGCACGAGATCAGCAAGAATATTGAGCAGTACAGCAGCACTCTGAACGGCACCCACGGGGGCAGCATGACCAACCTGGCCGACATGAGCGAGGGGTTCTCGGAGAAGGAGAACGGAGGATTCGGGGCTATG GAGGACCCTTTCAAGGTGAAAACAGCTGTGTTCAACAGCGCTCCTCAGGAGATGCACACAGACCCATTCCAGTCTGAGGACCCTTTTAAAACAGACCCATTCAAGG GTGATCCTTTCCAGAATGACCCTTTCTTAAAGCAGCCCACCACCTTGGCAG ATCCTTTCGGAGGAGATCCTTTCAAAGAGGCCGACCCCTTTAGGACCTCCTCTGAAGATTTCTTTAAGAAGCCTTCCAAGCCGGACCCGTTCAGCCAATCCGATCCGTTTAGCAAAAGCGCCACCCTTCCCTCAAAG AGTCATCACTTCCCAAGCAACGACCCGTTCATCTCCACCAGCCCAAAACCGAAAGGCCAAG ATTTATTTGGTACATTAGACCCGTTCGGAAGCAGTTCGTTCGACGGTAACAGTGGATTTGCTGACTTCAGCCAAATGTCGAAG GGCTTTGTAGATGACCCCTTCAGCCGAAAACAAGACATGCCCGCCCTCCCACCCAAGAAAAGCATACCGCCACGACCCAAACCACCCAGCG GTAAGAGCACTCCAGTAAACATGCCCGGCTCCACGGATTCTGCCAAGACGACGGATCCCTTCCAGCCTTTCAGCGCCGACCCAGTCGATCCGTTTCAGAGTAAAAAAGGGCCGGGAGACCCGTTTAGTGGGAAAGACCCATTCGGTCCACCTGCTTCAAGTAAAGCCTCTAAAGACTCTACATTGGGTTTTGCAGACTTCAGCTCT GGACTGAGCGAATCAAG TTTGGGAATGAAGCACAGCAGATGGAGTGGGCGAAGCGGGAAAGCGAGCGGGCGGAGCGAGAGCGGCTGA
- the eps15l1a gene encoding epidermal growth factor receptor substrate 15-like 1 isoform X2, translating into MAALATLTQLSNGNPVYENYYRQVDPGNTGRVGPTEAALFLKKSGLPDITLGKIWDLADPDGKGFLDKQGFYVALRLVACAQGGHDISLNCLNLSVPPPKFKDHSSPSLSSVTSSNESHWAVRPEEKSKFDGIFESLAPVNGLLSGEKVKPVLINSKLPVDVLGKVWDLSDIDKDGHLDKDEFAVAMHLVYRALEKEPVPSVLPSSLIPPSKRKKSSGSLSGMVPVLPGSPPPPKDSLRSTPSHGSMNSLNSAGSLSPKHTIKSSQYSVNWVVPVGDRSRYDDIFLKTDTDLDGFVSGIEVKEIFMHSGLPQNLLAYIWALADTRQMGKLTREQFSLAMHLIQLKVSKGLDPPQALTPDMIPPSERGTPGPSLSGYMTPVGSEMAALSEMRRDSSSSVGSGEFTGIKELDDISQEIAQLQREKYTLEQDIRETEEAIRHKTTEVQDMQNDLDRETSTLQELEAQKQDAQDRLEEMDQQKAKLEDMLNDVRQKCQEESQMITSLQSQIHSQESDLQCQEEELGRAKADLNHLQQEEAQLEQSLQAGRIQLETIIKSLKATQDEINQARSKLSQIQDSQHEISKNIEQYSSTLNGTHGGSMTNLADMSEGFSEKENGGFGAMEDPFKVKTAVFNSAPQEMHTDPFQSEDPFKTDPFKGDPFQNDPFLKQPTTLADPFGGDPFKEADPFRTSSEDFFKKPSKPDPFSQSDPFSKSATLPSKSHHFPSNDPFISTSPKPKGQDLFGTLDPFGSSSFDGNSGFADFSQMSKGFVDDPFSRKQDMPALPPKKSIPPRPKPPSGKSTPVNMPGSTDSAKTTDPFQPFSADPVDPFQSKKGPGDPFSGKDPFGPPASRTERIKFGNEAQQMEWAKRESERAERERLKRLRQQEQDDLELAIALSKAEMSNP; encoded by the exons CTGTCAAACGGGAACCCTGTATATGAAAACTATTACAGACAG GTGGACCCAGGAAACACTGGAAGGGTTGGACCGACAGAGGCTGCGCTGTTCTTGAAGAAATCGGGTCTGCCAGACATCACTTTAGGGAAG atCTGGGATTTAGCCGATCCAGATGGCAAAGGTTTCTTGGATAAACAG GGATTCTATGTTGCACTGCGACTTGTGGCTTGCGCACAGGGTGGCCATGACATCAGTCTTAACTGTTTAAACCTCTCCGTTCCCCCTCCTAAATTT AAGGATCACAGCAGCCCATCACTAAGTTCTGTAACATCGTCCAATGAAAGTCATTGGGCTGTGCGG CCTGAGGAAAAGAGCAAGTTTGATGGTATTTTTGAAAGTCTTGCTCCCGTAAATGGACTACTGTCGGGTGAGAAGGTCAAACCAGTCTTAATAAACTCCAAACTACCTGTGGATGTCCTTGGAAAG GTGTGGGATTTGAGTGACATAGACAAAGATGGACACTTGGACAAAGATGAGTTTGCAGTG GCTATGCATCTGGTGTACCGCGCCTTGGAGAAGGAGCCTGTACCATCTGTTCTGCCCTCCTCCCTTATCCCTCCATCCAAACGAAAGAAATCATCAGGTTCTCTGTCCGGCATGGTGCCGGTGTTGCCAGGCAGCCCCCCACCTCCAAAAGACAGTCTGCGGTCCACCCCTTCTCACGGCAGTATGAACTCCCTAAACAGCGCTGGGAGTTTGTCTCCAAAACACACCATCAAATCATCACAG TATTCTGTAAACTGGGTGGTGCCAGTTGGAGACAGGAGCCGCTACGATGACATCTTCCTAAAAACAGACACGGACCTCGATGGTTTTGTCAGCGGCATAGAAGTCAAAGAAATCTTCATGCACTCCGGGCTTCCTCAAAACCTCCTGGCATATATCTG GGCTTTGGCGGACACCAGACAAATGGGCAAACTCACACGTGAGCAGTTCTCTCTAGCCATGCATCTGATTCAACTGAAAGTGAGCAAAGGCTTGGACCCACCACAGGCTCTGACTCCGGACATGATACCGCCATCTGAACGCGGCACGCCGGGGCCT aGTCTATCGGGATATATGACACCAGTGGGCTCCGAGATGGCTGCATTGTCCGAGATGCGTCGG GACAGCTCCAGCTCTGTGGGTTCTGGCGAGTTCACTGGGATCAAAGAACTGGACGATATAAGTCAGGAGATCGCACAGCTGCAGAG AGAGAAATACACTTTGGAACAGGACATCAGAGAAACGGAGGAGGCCattagacacaaaaccacagaagttCAG gaCATGCAGAACGATCTGGACCGAGAGACATCCACCCTTCAAGAACTTGAGGCCCAGAAACAGGACGCCCAGGACCGGCTGGAGGAGATGGATCAACAGAAGGCAAAGCTGGAGGACATGCTCAACGATGTACGACAGAAGTGCCAGGAAGAGTCGCAAATG ATCACGTCCCTACAGAGTCAGATCCACTCGCAGGAGTCAGACCTGCAGTGTCAAGAGGAGGAACTGGGCCGGGCCAAGGCCGATCTGAACCATCTGCAGCAAGAGGAGGCTCAGCTGGAGCAGAGTTTACAAGCTGGCAGGATTCAGCTAGAAACTATTATCAAGTCCCTCAAAGCCACGCAAGATGAAATCAACCAG GCTCGGAGCAAACTGTCTCAGATTCAGGACAGCCAGCACGAGATCAGCAAGAATATTGAGCAGTACAGCAGCACTCTGAACGGCACCCACGGGGGCAGCATGACCAACCTGGCCGACATGAGCGAGGGGTTCTCGGAGAAGGAGAACGGAGGATTCGGGGCTATG GAGGACCCTTTCAAGGTGAAAACAGCTGTGTTCAACAGCGCTCCTCAGGAGATGCACACAGACCCATTCCAGTCTGAGGACCCTTTTAAAACAGACCCATTCAAGG GTGATCCTTTCCAGAATGACCCTTTCTTAAAGCAGCCCACCACCTTGGCAG ATCCTTTCGGAGGAGATCCTTTCAAAGAGGCCGACCCCTTTAGGACCTCCTCTGAAGATTTCTTTAAGAAGCCTTCCAAGCCGGACCCGTTCAGCCAATCCGATCCGTTTAGCAAAAGCGCCACCCTTCCCTCAAAG AGTCATCACTTCCCAAGCAACGACCCGTTCATCTCCACCAGCCCAAAACCGAAAGGCCAAG ATTTATTTGGTACATTAGACCCGTTCGGAAGCAGTTCGTTCGACGGTAACAGTGGATTTGCTGACTTCAGCCAAATGTCGAAG GGCTTTGTAGATGACCCCTTCAGCCGAAAACAAGACATGCCCGCCCTCCCACCCAAGAAAAGCATACCGCCACGACCCAAACCACCCAGCG GTAAGAGCACTCCAGTAAACATGCCCGGCTCCACGGATTCTGCCAAGACGACGGATCCCTTCCAGCCTTTCAGCGCCGACCCAGTCGATCCGTTTCAGAGTAAAAAAGGGCCGGGAGACCCGTTTAGTGGGAAAGACCCATTCGGTCCACCTGCTTCAA GGACTGAGCGAATCAAG TTTGGGAATGAAGCACAGCAGATGGAGTGGGCGAAGCGGGAAAGCGAGCGGGCGGAGCGAGAGCGGCTGAAGAGACTTCGGCAACAGGAGCAGGACGATCTGGAGCTGGCAATCGCTCTCAGCAAAGCGGAGATGTCCAACCCTTGA
- the eps15l1a gene encoding epidermal growth factor receptor substrate 15-like 1 isoform X5, whose amino-acid sequence MAALATLTQLSNGNPVYENYYRQVDPGNTGRVGPTEAALFLKKSGLPDITLGKIWDLADPDGKGFLDKQGFYVALRLVACAQGGHDISLNCLNLSVPPPKFKDHSSPSLSSVTSSNESHWAVRPEEKSKFDGIFESLAPVNGLLSGEKVKPVLINSKLPVDVLGKVWDLSDIDKDGHLDKDEFAVAMHLVYRALEKEPVPSVLPSSLIPPSKRKKSSGSLSGMVPVLPGSPPPPKDSLRSTPSHGSMNSLNSAGSLSPKHTIKSSQYSVNWVVPVGDRSRYDDIFLKTDTDLDGFVSGIEVKEIFMHSGLPQNLLAYIWALADTRQMGKLTREQFSLAMHLIQLKVSKGLDPPQALTPDMIPPSERGTPGPSLSGYMTPVGSEMAALSEMRRDSSSSVGSGEFTGIKELDDISQEIAQLQREKYTLEQDIRETEEAIRHKTTEVQDMQNDLDRETSTLQELEAQKQDAQDRLEEMDQQKAKLEDMLNDVRQKCQEESQMITSLQSQIHSQESDLQCQEEELGRAKADLNHLQQEEAQLEQSLQAGRIQLETIIKSLKATQDEINQARSKLSQIQDSQHEISKNIEQYSSTLNGTHGGSMTNLADMSEGFSEKENGGFGAMEDPFKVKTAVFNSAPQEMHTDPFQSEDPFKTDPFKGDPFQNDPFLKQPTTLADPFGGDPFKEADPFRTSSEDFFKKPSKPDPFSQSDPFSKSATLPSKSHHFPSNDPFISTSPKPKGQDLFGTLDPFGSSSFDGNSGFADFSQMSKGFVDDPFSRKQDMPALPPKKSIPPRPKPPSGKSTPVNMPGSTDSAKTTDPFQPFSADPVDPFQSKKGPGDPFSGKDPFGPPASIWE is encoded by the exons CTGTCAAACGGGAACCCTGTATATGAAAACTATTACAGACAG GTGGACCCAGGAAACACTGGAAGGGTTGGACCGACAGAGGCTGCGCTGTTCTTGAAGAAATCGGGTCTGCCAGACATCACTTTAGGGAAG atCTGGGATTTAGCCGATCCAGATGGCAAAGGTTTCTTGGATAAACAG GGATTCTATGTTGCACTGCGACTTGTGGCTTGCGCACAGGGTGGCCATGACATCAGTCTTAACTGTTTAAACCTCTCCGTTCCCCCTCCTAAATTT AAGGATCACAGCAGCCCATCACTAAGTTCTGTAACATCGTCCAATGAAAGTCATTGGGCTGTGCGG CCTGAGGAAAAGAGCAAGTTTGATGGTATTTTTGAAAGTCTTGCTCCCGTAAATGGACTACTGTCGGGTGAGAAGGTCAAACCAGTCTTAATAAACTCCAAACTACCTGTGGATGTCCTTGGAAAG GTGTGGGATTTGAGTGACATAGACAAAGATGGACACTTGGACAAAGATGAGTTTGCAGTG GCTATGCATCTGGTGTACCGCGCCTTGGAGAAGGAGCCTGTACCATCTGTTCTGCCCTCCTCCCTTATCCCTCCATCCAAACGAAAGAAATCATCAGGTTCTCTGTCCGGCATGGTGCCGGTGTTGCCAGGCAGCCCCCCACCTCCAAAAGACAGTCTGCGGTCCACCCCTTCTCACGGCAGTATGAACTCCCTAAACAGCGCTGGGAGTTTGTCTCCAAAACACACCATCAAATCATCACAG TATTCTGTAAACTGGGTGGTGCCAGTTGGAGACAGGAGCCGCTACGATGACATCTTCCTAAAAACAGACACGGACCTCGATGGTTTTGTCAGCGGCATAGAAGTCAAAGAAATCTTCATGCACTCCGGGCTTCCTCAAAACCTCCTGGCATATATCTG GGCTTTGGCGGACACCAGACAAATGGGCAAACTCACACGTGAGCAGTTCTCTCTAGCCATGCATCTGATTCAACTGAAAGTGAGCAAAGGCTTGGACCCACCACAGGCTCTGACTCCGGACATGATACCGCCATCTGAACGCGGCACGCCGGGGCCT aGTCTATCGGGATATATGACACCAGTGGGCTCCGAGATGGCTGCATTGTCCGAGATGCGTCGG GACAGCTCCAGCTCTGTGGGTTCTGGCGAGTTCACTGGGATCAAAGAACTGGACGATATAAGTCAGGAGATCGCACAGCTGCAGAG AGAGAAATACACTTTGGAACAGGACATCAGAGAAACGGAGGAGGCCattagacacaaaaccacagaagttCAG gaCATGCAGAACGATCTGGACCGAGAGACATCCACCCTTCAAGAACTTGAGGCCCAGAAACAGGACGCCCAGGACCGGCTGGAGGAGATGGATCAACAGAAGGCAAAGCTGGAGGACATGCTCAACGATGTACGACAGAAGTGCCAGGAAGAGTCGCAAATG ATCACGTCCCTACAGAGTCAGATCCACTCGCAGGAGTCAGACCTGCAGTGTCAAGAGGAGGAACTGGGCCGGGCCAAGGCCGATCTGAACCATCTGCAGCAAGAGGAGGCTCAGCTGGAGCAGAGTTTACAAGCTGGCAGGATTCAGCTAGAAACTATTATCAAGTCCCTCAAAGCCACGCAAGATGAAATCAACCAG GCTCGGAGCAAACTGTCTCAGATTCAGGACAGCCAGCACGAGATCAGCAAGAATATTGAGCAGTACAGCAGCACTCTGAACGGCACCCACGGGGGCAGCATGACCAACCTGGCCGACATGAGCGAGGGGTTCTCGGAGAAGGAGAACGGAGGATTCGGGGCTATG GAGGACCCTTTCAAGGTGAAAACAGCTGTGTTCAACAGCGCTCCTCAGGAGATGCACACAGACCCATTCCAGTCTGAGGACCCTTTTAAAACAGACCCATTCAAGG GTGATCCTTTCCAGAATGACCCTTTCTTAAAGCAGCCCACCACCTTGGCAG ATCCTTTCGGAGGAGATCCTTTCAAAGAGGCCGACCCCTTTAGGACCTCCTCTGAAGATTTCTTTAAGAAGCCTTCCAAGCCGGACCCGTTCAGCCAATCCGATCCGTTTAGCAAAAGCGCCACCCTTCCCTCAAAG AGTCATCACTTCCCAAGCAACGACCCGTTCATCTCCACCAGCCCAAAACCGAAAGGCCAAG ATTTATTTGGTACATTAGACCCGTTCGGAAGCAGTTCGTTCGACGGTAACAGTGGATTTGCTGACTTCAGCCAAATGTCGAAG GGCTTTGTAGATGACCCCTTCAGCCGAAAACAAGACATGCCCGCCCTCCCACCCAAGAAAAGCATACCGCCACGACCCAAACCACCCAGCG GTAAGAGCACTCCAGTAAACATGCCCGGCTCCACGGATTCTGCCAAGACGACGGATCCCTTCCAGCCTTTCAGCGCCGACCCAGTCGATCCGTTTCAGAGTAAAAAAGGGCCGGGAGACCCGTTTAGTGGGAAAGACCCATTCGGTCCACCTGCTTCAA TTTGGGAATGA